The genomic stretch tccgacaatgcagtaataaccaacaagtaatctaactaacaattccaaaaaaactactgtcttatacacagtgtaaggggataaagaatatgtacataaggatatatgaatgagtgatggtacagagcagcataggcaagatacagtagatgatatcgagtacagtatatacatatgagatgagtatgtaaaccaagtggcgtagttaaagtggctagtgatacatgtattacataaggatgcagtcgatgatatagagtacagtatctacgtatgcatatgagatgaataatgtagggtaagtaacattatataaggtagcattgtttaaagtggctagtgatatatttacatcatttcccatcaattcccatgattaaagtggctggagtagagtcagtgtcattgacagtgtgttggcagtagccactcaatgttagtggtggctgtttaacagtctgatggccttgagatagaagctgtttttcagtctctcggtcccagctttgatgcacctgtactgacctcgccttctggatgacagcggggtgaacaggcagtggctcgggtggttgatgtccttgatgatctttatggccttcctgtagcatcgggtggtgtaggtgtcctggagggcaggtagtttgcccccggtgatgcgttgtgcagacctcactaccctctggagagccttacggttgagggcggtgcagttgccataccaggcggtgatacagcccgccaggatgctctcgattgtgcatctgtagaagtttgtgagtgcttttggtgacaagccgaatttcttcagcctcctgaggttgaagaggcgctgctgcgccttcctcacgatgctgtctgtgtgagtggaccaattcagtttgtctgtgatgtgtatgccgaggaacttaaaacttgctaccctctccactactgttccatcgatgtggatgggggtgttccctctgctgtttcctgaagtccacaatcatctccttagttttgttgacgttgagtgtgaggttattttcctgacaccacactccgagggccctcacctcctccctgtaggccgtctcgtcgttattggtaatcaagcctaccactgttgtgtcgtccgcaaacttgatgattgagttggaggcgtgcatggccacgcagtcgtgggtgaacagggagtacaggagagggctcagaacgcacccttgtggggccccagtgttgaggatcagcggggtggagatgttgttgcctaccctcaccacctgggggcggcccgtcaggtagtccaggatcaagttgcagaggaaggtgtctagtcccagggtctcgagcttgatgacgagcttggagggtactatggtgttgaatgccgagctgtagtcgatgaacagcattctcacataggtattcctcttgtccagatgggttagggcagtgtgcagtgtggttgagattgcatcgtctgtggacctatttgggcggtaagcaaattggagtgggtcaagggtgtcaggtagggtggaggtgatatggtccttgactagtctctcaaagcacttcatgatgacggatgtgagtgctacggggcggtagtcgtttagctcagttaccttagctttcttgggaacaggaacaatggtggccctcttgaagcatgtgggaacagcagactggtatagggattgattgaatatgtccgtaaacacaccggccagctggtctgcgcatgctctgagggcgcggctggggatgtcgtGTTCAATATATGATTTTGATTAATGCacattttgtgtatgtgtgtatatcgaTGTGCCAATAACAATTTGCTTGATCATAGCAGCTTTCTGTATCATATTTATTCTGGGCCGTATCCATATTTTCAATGCACTAGCAACTTCTTTAAGAAACAATGGGGAAAAAGTACAAAACACTCAAATAATTTCTTGTTACATACAGTGGAGACCATACAGAATTCCTGCTATTGTGGAGAAAATAGACCAAGAGTTATCAACTCTGACAAAGGAATCCACCAAGTCTGTCAAAACCAGTGCCTGTTCAAACTGTACATTTGTAAgaggtggaaaataaataaaatgagtcAGCCATACTTTTGAGAAGGGCAAATTGGCTTACAAACAGTTCTTTAACAAAAAGCAAAACAAGATGAAAAGTGGTAGCTACATATCATACCTAAATAGCAAACTATTATTCAGTTTCACAATGGACATTGATCAGAGGAAACATCTTTCAATATTGGAGTTTCTTGTGATGCACATCTTCTAGGTATAAGCACATGAGCTAACATAACCAATCAGATGAAGTATGGATGACAAAATTCAATCAATTTGTAGTACCAGTAGAGTGTTACTACCACCTTCCTAGGGCATTTCACAAGTCAACAGTTTAAGTTTCACTGGATACTCTGTATTACTCTGTTTGGGAGCAGCTGTTAGACAATATCATCAAATTCACTTACTAATCTTCTTAAGCACAGCACGGCGCTGTCTCGACAGAGACTGGGCCTTGTTGTCAATGCTTAGTTGTGTATTTGCATAGAGCCTACAGATCATATTAATGGCTACCACTAAATAATGTTCCTCTGATATGGCCACAATGAAAACTGTGCTATGCGGCATCAGAAGAAAAAGAGACCATAAACAGACACTTATGAACAGTTTCTGTCTGGGATTGTATAAACCTCCCTTTTCTTCAAGGCCATCTTTCCATATACACTGGCAACTTGTTCAAATGTATTTAAGAGGGAATAAGAGCAGATGAATACTGCAGACCAGGTTGGCACTGTTGCTGTGTTTGATGGTTGTCAGCCCATGTTTTTACGGTTCCCATAGCCTCTCTGATGTGTATCCTTCCAGTTGTCCCAGTCTCTAGCTTTCTGCAAGGCCTCCTCGTCATCATTTTCAACccgcttctctttctcttcttgcTCTCGCTCTTCTGCATCAACGTCCTCTGAATGGGGGACAAATTGTATTTGGTGAATGagaaaaggtgtaaaaaaacatGGATCATGACCGTTTGACTTTTCCCCAAAACAATATGTACATACGGTTAACTGTAAATAGAAAATAATTCTGAACATCTCTTTTAACCCTACCAGTGCTGCGAGGGATCCCCTGGTCCGGCAGGGCATTTTTCTTCCTGTGCTGCTCATACCAGTCATCCACAGACATAGTAGGCAGGCTGGGATAGCCAGCCCCAAACACTCTGAAATGAAAGATTACACATTTATTATACATTATTCAACTATTTACTTCATGTCATATAATAAGCAAGTAGCTATGTCATTTAATTTTCATGAGGGAGGTTGGACAGAGTACTTATTTTGTGAGTaggaaaacaaaaaaaaaacattttacataAAAATGTGCAGAATGAGAAATAAATAAGTTTGAGCAGGTGCTTACCTGGCCTGAACAGCATCTTTGGTGAGAATGAAGGGTTTCATGGGAGGCCTTTTAGATTGTGATGGCTCTGCTGAACTCTGCACATGGAAAATATAAAGAGCATCAGGAAATCACCCTTTCAATTAGTCATTGGTGAATAAGATTAGTTACATCTTCAAATACATGTACCTGTTTTAGAACATCCATCCTGGTCAAAATCTCAATTTCCTGATCAATGCTCTCAATCTCCTCCAGGGATACAACAATCCATTTCCTCAAGTTGAGGAGGTAGAAGTCTCTAACTATCTCGTCATCTGCCTGCCCACTGTCCACTGCTGCCTTGATCTCTGATAGCTTGGCCTCTGTGTTCTTCCTCTGGGTGTATCTGCAGAGTATAGCACAATAAATAAGAGTCATCAGACCAATGTGGGTGCAGATGAATTGCCATTATAAAATAAACAAGAGAGCTGTTTAAGTTGTTAAATAGCTGAGGGACATAACATATTTTAAGAGGCTCGTGACAGGTACTATACCTTAAAGCATAGGCCTAAATATTACTTGTGCAGTGCTGAATCAAAACAATGCGTGTTCCGATTGTCAAAATTATTGTAATTGAAAAGCAGATGTTTCTGATACCTTTCTATCTTTGCCGCTCTTACTGTCGCCATTGCAATCAAGTCCGGAGGTTTGGGGGGCCCATTTGCAGATTCTTCTTCCAGTGTGCCAGCAGAGTTTTCATTGGTTTTGGGTAGTTCAAACTTTGATATGTTATACTCCTTACATCTTTTCAAGAAGTCCAAAAAGTAACATCTTGCTATCTGAACTTGCTCTAGTCGTTTTGCCAGGTTCACTTGCTTCATAGTAAGAGCCCCCAAGAGGACAGGCAACATCAGATACTTCAGATCTGTTGTTGCTACCTCCTCCAATTCTTCATTTCggctaaaaaaacaaacatgaagaATGAACAAGAATGAAATTGCAGCATCACTTTCATTTGCATTGACTTagtgaacgttagctagctaaccagatTGTTTACGACTTATCCTAGCCAATCAAAAGTATCTAGCTGGCAAAACTGTCAAGCAACTCTAAGGTGGAATCTGTTCGTTATTTCGTTGGCTATACTCCTTGATATATAATCATGCCCAATACATGATAGTAACTAGCTACCTGGGTATCTGGCTAGTCATCAAAGCTTGAGTAGATAGCGATCTATAGTTAGCTAggtgctagctaacgttagctacctgaACAAGTCGAGCTGGGCAACCATCCGCGTTGCCTCTTCCAGTTGCGTTATCCCACGCTTGATTTTAACCTGGATATGGGTAGCTGCGATGGGATCGTTTGTGGTGTCCACCTCCTCATATAGTTTCCATCCCCGATCTAATAAATCAGATAGTTTAGGCGGTTCTTCTGCCTGACTTGGTGTCAAGCTAGTGCTTTCAGCGGCTgccatttttttcttttttctatgtAATGACTACTATCGGCTTCCGTATTCATTCTACGCTCACTTCCTTTATGACAAGATTCAAATGGTTTCCACTAGTTAGCACAGCCACGAAGTCAGAATTGTCGCAAAAATCATTATTGTGGTTTGGGCAATGCTTAGgtttcactctcgccaaaatccgtccaaaataagcccaatgcgtttcAATTGGCTATTTTGGGACCTaaacttgtcgcctgccttcccgcATTTgggacgactcccattgttagggcggagacatgaaCATATAATCAATTATATAAACATCTCTGTATAGCGGAAGTATGTTGCAAATACTGCGTCCAAAAGAACACCgttttttttactgcagtaacTTTGCAGTGTAACCACAGTTAACTGCtgttattctgcaattactgcgtCAAAAAACACAGTCGAATGCaattactgcagtttcaaaactgcaatctGCTTTTGTAAGGGCGGCCACTGAGCCGCCTGACACTAAAACCTGCCTATCATTAaatgtattattctgtacgtaaattgTGCAACCCAAATTTAGTATGATCATAGAtcagatatttcactggatgtataaatgtgaagcatccggtagGCGTTTCCaatcactaccaaatatggtgatgagaggaagcccagtggccggcagttGAAGAAGATTAAGCGACTTCGATTTATCAAGTTTTCTCATCGACGAAACATTTGATCTCCctacagttttctgtttccaaaactaaaaCAAACAGAGGGCTCTgctttttgtagactttaccctttgccaaagttttagaaaattgcgttgtttagaaggagagcaagggcgaattgagttattgcacatgcGCACTTCAAAGTATGCGTTCCCTATCGAAAAATGCAAATAAATGCTAGAACCGACAAAAGCTTCTCACTCAGTGATGCCAATTTAGCAATTTTGTTGTtagatttagcaacttttcagactaccctggcaactttttttttcaaacagcacCTAGCAACACATTTAGctacttttaaaatgtatttgtaactttttgcaacttttgaaaagtgatTCACGCTAAAATGcacgcattttccctctaaatgacacaaaaCGATTTCctctgtcacacactcagtcacaacccacgtgcctggctgcaaaagtgcattgtgagtgacgTCAGCAGCAGTATAGCAGCAGCAATTTCAGCaaattgcaaatcattgttggctgactgcagcagcagtagcacgggttcgacgagccaaacccaatgaatatagttggtcacgattgtttgatcttgaacagaacttacaacatcaatcaacatgtcACAATCAACATTCTACAGGAAAGAGTGGgagtctgtacctgaacaaatgtcaaatcatatttttgccgagatggccagtcaatttgagtaacgttattgtggattctacgtaatgacgcagttttacgttgtcacgcaatgacatcacaacgtcatttatcaacttttagcaacaaatcaacctgcctctagcaatttaccctgaaaattagttggcaacactgatctcactagctcgtgcttggctcttcCTACCTcattgcttgttctgcccacgaCAATTCATTTGCTCTGTTAGACCAGAGCCTGTAGTTtccatcttgggttagttatacaaatctttgGTATGATGCTGAGTTCAAATGCTAGTCAGAACTACGTGAACGTGGCATGATATGATACCTTACGTTTGCCAAAACTTGGCCACGCCTAGCTACCTTTTGCCATTTCCTTAGTTGTTTTTGGGCGCGTAATCAATAATAACGCGGAATGACAATACTAGCAAAGAGAATTTAAAACTGACATTAGCACGTCACAGGTAAGacataaaatatatacaaaagtatgtggacactccttcaaattagtggattcagctatttcagccacacctgttgctactggtgtataaaatcgagcacacagccatgcaatctccatagacaaacattggcagtggaatggccttactgaagagctcagtgactttgaacGTTGCACCgtcaaaggatgccacctttccaacaagtcagtttgtcacatttctgccctgctagagctgccccagtgaagtgctgttattgtgaagtggaaatgtctaggagcaacaacagtggtaggccacacaagctcacagaacgggaccgagtgctgaagcgcgtagtgcgTAAAAAAAACGTCTGTCTTCGGTtgaaacactcactacagagttccaaactgcctctggaagcaacttcagcacaagagcTGTTCGCAGGGAGCTCCAtaaaatgggttttcatggccgagcagccacacacaagcctaagatcaccatgcacaatgccaagcgtccgGTAGAGTAATgcaaagcttgccgccattggactctggagcagtggaaacgcgttctctggagtgatgaatcacactttgccatctggcagtccaacggactaatTTGTGTTTGGCAGAGGCCAGGACAATGCtatctgcccgaatgcatagtgtcaaaTGTAACGTTTGGTGGATGAGAAATctttacagcatacaatgacattctagacgattttgTGCTTCAAACTTTCtgccaacagtttggggaatgctctttcctgtttcagcatgacaatgcccctgtgcacaaagcgaggtccatacagaaatggcttgttgaagtcggtgtggaagaacttgactggcctgcacagagctctgacctcaaccccatcaaacaccgtTGGGACGAATTGGAACgatgactgcgagccaggcctaatcgcccaacatcagtgcctaacctcactaatgctcttgtggctgcaTGGAACCAAATccctgcagaaatgttccaacatctaatgaaAAGTTTTCCCAGAATAGtgcaggctgttatagcagcaaatgggggaccaactccataataatgtccatgattctggaatgagatgttcgaagagcAGGTATCCGCATACTTCTGTTCATGTAGCGTATTTTGCATGATGCTTCCTTGACTAGACTACTGACGTTACACAAAATTCAAAGCCAGTGAGGCACATTTCAGGCTATGACCAAATTAAACGTTTTTGCTTATCGTTTCATACACATCTATGTGCTTTTACGAGAAAAAAATTAACATGAAGGCTATGAGGATTATATGTTTATATATGCATCGTAACAAGAAATAGATGACAATGGTGGTCCTGTCAACTTGTATTTTTTTCCCTACCACTGACTTATTGGTGGCGTGTCTGCTAAAACAGTTGTCTCATGATTCAATGGTGGTGACTTCTAATCCCATTCGGGCAGATatctattttttaaattctttatttacaatatttattccgtgcccacacacacacacacgtctaatTTGGAAGTGAAAGCATACCTAcctatcttgattattgtccagttatatggtcaactgctgcaaagaaggacttagttaagctgcagctggcccaaaCAGTGGCACATTTTGCTCTTCATCGTAATCAGAGTGCTAACATCAGTACTATGCATCCcagtcttttcacagtccccaggttgAGAACAAATGAAAGGAAATGTACAATACTATACTGGGACATGATTGCATGGAACTACCGTCCATCTCATTCAGCAAATCTGATTCCAAAAagaaataaagcaacacctcatggtTCTTGTAAAAAAAtctttaactaagcaagtcaattaagagcaaattcttatttacaatgacagtctactgGAGAttatctgccttgttcaggggaagaacgacagattttcaccttgtcaactcggggatacaatccagcaaccttttggttactggcccaatgctttaaccactaggctacctgccacccccactGAGTATTACAGTTTTTTCAATCGCTTTGGTGCcatttcacaagtatgtggtgaaTTTAGTACAAAACTCGAAACAGGTAACACTTGTAATACAGCAAGTCTTACGTTCAAAACCTTTTATTGGGCATTCATTTTGTTTGGAGACATCTTTCACCAAACAACCTGTTATGAACCCCTTTGGCCctgcagtctaggggggatggaaacgagacccgtaacatatctCATGCAAATCATAACAGTGAAAAGGAACAGTGAGAACTAAAATAAATCCAGACAACTTCAACCTACCATCAAACACTTCAGGTTTATTTTAAACACAGGGTAATGGGGTGTGGGAAAAAAGGgtctgagctggacccaaggaaagaaagaaatatcCAAAAACCCCTAAGCTACTCTAGCCTGCTCAACGAACAGCTCGCTAACTAGCCaataaaatacagtgggtggtccacccagttctaactagggtACTTAGACAAAGTCTTCATACGGGTAATGTATGCCCATGGGCAACTTGGCTTTgtacccccttttcccaccaataAATAAACAGTCAAGAGAACAGCACCAGCACCTCTGGCACTAGCATCTACCTCAAGTTTAAACGGTCATTCAAAATCCGGAGCAGCAAGTACAGGGGTATTACATAAGAGGACCACTCAAACATAGCTGGACTGAGCAAATCGGTCAATGGAGCAACTACCGCAGATACATTTTTACAGAAACTACTGTAGTAGCCAACCATACCTAAAAAGCGGCGTAGCTCTCGTCTGGTGGTAGGTGCGGGGAATGCAGTTATAGCCAAGACCTTGGCATCAACAGGGTGCACCTGTCCATGGCCATCCTCTTTGCCGAGATAGGGAACAGTGGCCTTCCCAAACTCGCACTTTGCCAAGTGCAGGGTTAGAGAAGCAGCTGCCAAACGTTCACATACTACCCTTAGAGAGCCAACATGATCTGACCACTCAGACGAATAAATCACTAGGTCATCAAGGTATGCACTACAATCGGGAACGCCAGCTAATACGGAGTTAACCAGTCGTTGCAAAGGGGCTGGTGCATTCCACATCCCAAAAGCCATGACTGAGTACTGTAGGAAGTTGTCTGGGGTCAcaaaggcagaaatctcagaagcaCGTGAGGTTAACGGAACCTGCCAGTAACCTTTTAAAAGATCTAACTTAGTTACATACTTAGCAGCACCAACAGTGTCGATACTGTTGTCCAGTCTGGGTAACGGGAACGAATCTGGCATTGTGACAGAATTTACCTTTCGATAATCCGTACATAACCTGGATTTCTGCCTTTGTTACCccagacttcaggaaacagcagtgggaacacccccctatccacatcgatggaacagtagtggagagggtagcaagttttaagttcctcggcatacacatcacagacaaactgaattggtccacccacaccgagagcatcgtgaagaaggcgcagcagcgcctcttcaacctcaggaggctgaaaaaattcgGCTTTGTactaaaaacactcacaaacttctacagatgcacaatcgagagcatcctggcaggctgtatcaccgcctggtacggcaactgctccggcaactgctccgcccacaaccgtaaggctctccagagggtagtgaggtctgcacaacgcatcaccgggggcaaactacctgccctccaggacacctacaccacccgatgttacaagaaggccataaagatcatcaaggacaacaaccacccgagccactgcctgtccaccccgctaccatccagaaggcgaggtcagtacaggtgcatcaaagctgggaccgagagactgaaaaacagcttctatctcaaggccatcagactgttaaacagccaccactaacattgagtggctgctgccaacacactgactcaactccagccactttaataatgggaattgatgggaaatgatgtaaaatatatcactagccactttaaacaatggtacctaatataatgtttacataccctacattattcatctcatatgtatactatatactgtactctatattatctactgcatctttatgtaatacatgtatcactagccactttaactatgccactttgtttacatactcatctcatatatatatactgtactctataccatctactgtatcttgcctatgccgctctgtaccatcactcattcatatatctttatgtacatattctttatccccttacacttgtgtgtataagacagtagttttggaattgttagttagattacttgttggttattactgcattgtcggaactagaagcacaagcatttcgctacactcgcattaacatctgctaaccatgtgtatgtgacaaatacatttgatttgatgtaccaTCAGGTTTAGGAACCAGAATGCAAGGAGAACTCCAAGGGCTTGAACTTGGCGTAGCCAGGTCATTCTCCAACAAATATCTTACCTCATCCCTCATTATCTTCCTCTTAGAAGCGTTGACACGATATGGTTGTTGCTTGATAGTGGCAGCATTTCCAACATTAATGTCATGTTCCATCACGTTTGTGCGAGTAGGAACGTCATTAAAGAGACATGGAAAACTGTGTAGAAGCCTCACAATATCGTCGGCCTGTCCATCCGTTAAATGAACCAGACCTGACTGGAGAGACAGCAGCATTTCTGAGTTGGGCAATCTCACGCACTGCTGCTGAGTATTGCACAACTCTAATCCATCTCCATCAACATCATTAATATGACAGCCCACTATCATAGCAGCAGAAGCAGAGGAGACAGTAGTACCTGCCGCTGTTTTTGAACTATCTAACTGGGTGATGGGTCGGGTCTGGTATGCTTTCAACATGTTAATGTGGCAAAAACTAGATTGGCGTTTTCTATCAGGAGTTTGAAGCACAATCAGTTTCACTTAATTTCTTTTCAATTAAATAAGGACCAGAGAAAGGAGCTGACAGTGAAGATCCTGGAACAGGTAATAACACCAGCACTTGGTCACCCGGCTGTAGTGGATTAGAAA from Oncorhynchus tshawytscha isolate Ot180627B linkage group LG09, Otsh_v2.0, whole genome shotgun sequence encodes the following:
- the igbp1 gene encoding immunoglobulin-binding protein 1, which produces MAAAESTSLTPSQAEEPPKLSDLLDRGWKLYEEVDTTNDPIAATHIQVKIKRGITQLEEATRMVAQLDLFSRNEELEEVATTDLKYLMLPVLLGALTMKQVNLAKRLEQVQIARCYFLDFLKRCKEYNISKFELPKTNENSAGTLEEESANGPPKPPDLIAMATVRAAKIERYTQRKNTEAKLSEIKAAVDSGQADDEIVRDFYLLNLRKWIVVSLEEIESIDQEIEILTRMDVLKQSSAEPSQSKRPPMKPFILTKDAVQARVFGAGYPSLPTMSVDDWYEQHRKKNALPDQGIPRSTEDVDAEEREQEEKEKRVENDDEEALQKARDWDNWKDTHQRGYGNRKNMG